AGAAGGATCAGATTCAAACCCTCAACAATAAATTTGCCTCCTTCATCGACAAGGTGAGACATAAGATTTCTTGGTTATGCTGTGTTGATTCTTCAGTGGGGAAGCATAAACAAGGGCAAGTTATATCTTTATTAAGAATTTTGCTGCTCTTGTAGTGCCATTTCTAACATCAGCAGCCTGGGAATAAAGCCTGAGGGGTTCCAGCTTTGAGACCATTCATCCCTTTCATTAATGCTGAGATGAGACCAGCCATCAGGGGGAAAATGGTGATATAGGATGTAAGGAAGCAGAGTTTGCAAAGAGAGCAGGAATGTTAACATCAGACGTGCAATGCTTGCTTGCTTGTCTAAATTGTCAGCTGTTCCCCAAGGGCTGAGAGCTCCCACCTTTCAGCAAGCGAATCCTTGCAGGATTGTACCTTGCCTCTTTAAGGAAAACCATCCTAAAATCACTGTTTCTGAAACATCTCCTTGCTCTATCCAGGTCCGATTCCTTGAACAACAGAACAAGGTCCTGGAGACCAAGTGGGCCCTTCTGCAAGAACAGGGGAACAAAACAGTCAGAAACAACATTGAGCCCCTCTTTGAGACCTACATCAACAACCTCAGGAGACAGCTGAACAGCTTGCTGACAGACAAGGAGAACTTGGGAGGGGAGCTGAACAAGGTGCAAAGCCTTGCTGAGGACTTCAAGAACAAGTAAGCCTATCCATTTGTGGTCTGCTTGGAGAGCAGGGGCGGCTGCGACAGATGCCAGCTCTCTGATGCATCTGTGCAATCAAACAAGGAAAGAAGGCCTTTTTGCTGATATAATCTTGCGAGTAAGGCCCAGGTTAAGTTTAATATGAGACATATTCAGCCTCAGTTCCCCATGGCTGAAAGTCACAGGCAGAAAATTATAGAGCTAAGAGACCAAGGTACAAaactgtacacacacacaaaaaaagcggCTGGtcctgaaaatatgaaataactttTGCACAAGCCTAGACCAACCCTCCATTTCAATCCCGCAGATACGAAGAGGAGATCAACAAGCACACAGCTGTCGAGAATGAATTTGTGATCCTGAAGAAGGTAGGTGCAGGAGCATAGCAAGAAACACATTCTCCAGCTTTTCCTATGCTTCTCCAAAAACCACTTCATTTTTGTGATGCGTTTCCTCTTCCAGGAGGTAGACGCTGCCTACATGAACAAGACAGAGCTGCAAGCCAGGCTGGACTCCCTTATGGAGGAGATAGATTTCCTCAGAGCCCTCTATGAAGCCGTAAGCACCAGCATTTACATCATTCTCCCAGTTTCCTATGTCCTTGCCTTCCTTTCCCACTTCAGAGGCTCAGGACTGTTTATTTTCCACTCTGTTGCACTAAATAATTCaatgctttttccatttcacctGCTGTCTTAATCCTGCCTGAAACTGTCTTGGAAAAGTCACTTTGTCCACCCAGGTCTACCCGCTAACCTGGGGGATTTCCTTTCCCTGAGCAACATTCGTGTCTCACACCTGCGACTCACCGAAACACCCGCTGCTTTTGCAGGAACTGTCTCAGATGCAGACCCAGATCTCCGACACCTCTGTCATCCTGACCATGGACAACAACCGCAGCCTGGACATGGACAGCATCATTGCAGAGGTCAAAGCGCAGTACGAGGACATTGCTAACCGGAGCCGGGCAGAGGCTGAGTCTTGGTACCAGTCCAGGGTGAGTGCCTAGGAAGGCTTCTGCAATGGGAAGACCAAACTCCCTCCCCCAAATCCCCTCGGGAAGGAGTGTCCCACTGTGATTTTTATAACACAGGATGTCTTCAGATTTAATAATCCTATAAAGTTTGGAAGTGCTAATTTGGGACCGAGAACATACACATACTTTGGAGTGCAAACACCCACATATCCACACTCTGCTTGGCTCTAAACCCAATACATTTTACCTTGACTGGTTGTTCCTCTCTATCTGACAGTATGAAGAACTGCAGGCTACAGCAGGCAGGCATGGGGACGACCTCCGTAACACCAAGCAGGAGATCTCTGAGCTCAACCGTCATGTCCAGCGGCTGCGGTCTGAAATCGACAGCGTGAAGAAACAGGTAAAGGGCAGCATAAATGCATAAGACTTAACTCTTGCTGTGGTCTAACCTCTTGGTTGTCCAGCCAACTCCAGGGAATAGAAATAGATGCATCTCTGTGAGTTCTGCTGGATCAGGAATGAATACGACAGCATTTATCTCAGTGCAGTAACATCACTAAGAGTAACTTAATACAATATTAGTAAACCTAAGAAGATGTTAAGAGGTGTGGGGTTAGATTAAATCCAGGTTGTGACCTGGCTCAGAACATGGGTCAATTCAATGATCATTAAGATCACACCTATAGATGTTAACCCAAAGTCGTCTGCATCTAGACCTGGCATCATGACCTCAGGGTACAAAGAACTGGTTTATGCTCTAGAGAAGGAATGCAACCACTGTTTTTCCTCCACAGTGCGCCAACTTGCAGACAGCCATTGTGGATGCTGAGCAGCGCGGGGAGATGGCTGTCAAGGATGCCAGGACAAAACTGGCCGAgctggaagcagctctgcagaaggcCAAGACAGACCTTGCCCGGCAGCTCCGCGAGTACCAGGAGCTCATGAACGTCAAGCTGGCCCTGGACATTGAGATTGCGACCTATAGGAAGCTGCTGGAGGGTGAGGAGTGCAGGTGCGTCCAATTTTATATCCCAATTTCCAGAGGTGCAATGGAGTCGCTGACCCTTGTCAGGTTTAGACTTCCCACATTCAGAAGACCTGGAACCTGTTTAAAGGCAAGCAATTGCCCATGAAGATGAGCTATTTGGGAAGATGGTAGCCTTTCATGCAAACTTTCCAACTTCTACCAAATATATTCCAAGGAAATTCTCCTCCCTTTTCAACCAGCTCCTGTTCATGGGTTCCTCTTGAATTCTTACTGGCTCATTT
This sequence is a window from Harpia harpyja isolate bHarHar1 chromosome 15, bHarHar1 primary haplotype, whole genome shotgun sequence. Protein-coding genes within it:
- the LOC128152062 gene encoding keratin, type II cytoskeletal 5-like, with product MSRQCAARNQSKAGFSAASAFIPNASSTSFCLRSASQGGNCSTATGYGRFAGGFGSRSLYSLGGCKRISIAGRGGDFYGPAGFGAGTGISCGFGGAVGGAFGFGGGMGGPGFPAIPAGGIHEVSVNQSLLKPLNLEIDPNIQSIRKDEKDQIQTLNNKFASFIDKVRFLEQQNKVLETKWALLQEQGNKTVRNNIEPLFETYINNLRRQLNSLLTDKENLGGELNKVQSLAEDFKNKYEEEINKHTAVENEFVILKKEVDAAYMNKTELQARLDSLMEEIDFLRALYEAELSQMQTQISDTSVILTMDNNRSLDMDSIIAEVKAQYEDIANRSRAEAESWYQSRYEELQATAGRHGDDLRNTKQEISELNRHVQRLRSEIDSVKKQCANLQTAIVDAEQRGEMAVKDARTKLAELEAALQKAKTDLARQLREYQELMNVKLALDIEIATYRKLLEGEECRLSGEGAGAVNISVTRTAVGTGYGSGNCLSFGGSSGVGGGVCAGGMGFSSGSGQGTAGSCVVGGSSSSTKYASSTSSTKRCY